A window from bacterium encodes these proteins:
- a CDS encoding sulfite exporter TauE/SafE family protein: MNDFILGLGTALWLGILTSISPCPLATNIAAVSFVARRADSPRSALWVGVLYTVGRMLAYVIVGALVVWSVLSLSKLSFGLQRYMHQWLGPFLIVIGVILAGWIKLPIASGSGWIERLAKRAELWGGVGALLLGAIFAISFCPVSAALFFGSLVPLAVQHESITIFPSVYGVGTALPVLIFAGVIVFSAQATGRLFNRLSSFEKWARLGTAIVFICVGIYMSLKYTLGWLT; the protein is encoded by the coding sequence ATGAACGACTTCATCCTTGGTTTGGGAACGGCGTTATGGCTGGGCATCCTGACGTCCATCAGTCCGTGTCCGCTTGCGACCAATATTGCGGCTGTTTCATTTGTGGCCAGGCGTGCGGATTCACCGCGCAGCGCGCTTTGGGTGGGAGTGCTCTATACCGTGGGGAGAATGCTGGCCTATGTGATTGTCGGCGCACTGGTGGTGTGGAGCGTGCTGTCGTTGTCAAAGCTCTCCTTTGGCCTCCAACGCTACATGCATCAGTGGTTGGGGCCATTCCTGATAGTGATAGGAGTGATTCTGGCCGGTTGGATAAAGCTGCCGATTGCGAGCGGAAGCGGCTGGATTGAACGGCTGGCGAAACGCGCGGAACTTTGGGGCGGTGTGGGCGCTTTGTTGCTGGGAGCAATCTTCGCGATCTCATTTTGTCCGGTTTCGGCGGCGCTGTTTTTCGGCAGCCTTGTTCCACTGGCCGTCCAGCACGAGTCAATAACCATTTTCCCCTCTGTCTACGGTGTTGGAACAGCTCTGCCCGTGTTGATCTTTGCGGGAGTGATTGTGTTTAGCGCGCAGGCCACCGGCAGACTGTTTAACCGACTGTCTTCCTTTGAGAAGTGGGCACGTCTGGGCACGGCGATTGTGTTC
- a CDS encoding TM0996/MTH895 family glutaredoxin-like protein: MKVQVMGTGCPKCNKLAELTEQVAKKQELDYTFEKITDLNAILAAGVMMTPALVVDGQVLVSGRIPAESELQNLLMQAAGGKQSA, translated from the coding sequence TTGAAAGTACAAGTGATGGGCACAGGCTGCCCGAAATGCAACAAGTTGGCCGAATTGACGGAACAGGTTGCGAAGAAACAAGAGCTTGATTACACATTTGAAAAGATAACGGACTTGAATGCAATTCTGGCCGCAGGTGTGATGATGACCCCTGCGCTGGTGGTGGACGGACAGGTGCTTGTTTCAGGCAGAATACCGGCAGAATCAGAATTGCAGAATCTTCTAATGCAAGCAGCGGGAGGGAAGCAAAGTGCTTAG
- a CDS encoding permease produces MLKSELKPLTWTAGLFAAAYFLPLENPRFDGAVGEAFALTKWYAREHVILCLIPALFIAGAIGTFVSSGAVLKHLGAGANKIVAYGVASVSGSVLAVCSCTVLPLFGGIYKMGAGLGPATAFLYAGPAINVLAIVLTARVLGMEMGIARTIGAVSFSVFIGLLMAKLFHQEETERNKAVSRDTPAAQSTGLTVLWFATLISILIAATLGETTSLYPWKWWLTGVLTVLMGLQMTRMMGIKLWQTASGTVLVFASAHLLPQYPQATFLLAVAVLSVILGFSDGAGREWLDATWGFAKQIMPLLLLGILAAGFLLGRPEHEGLIPSVWISNLVGGNSLFANFFASVAGAFMYFATLTEVPILQGLIGSGMGKGPGLALLLAGPALSLPSMLVIQTILGTRKTVAFVLLVIIMATLSGWIYGMTV; encoded by the coding sequence CAGTAGGGGAAGCATTCGCCTTGACAAAGTGGTATGCTCGCGAGCATGTCATCTTGTGCCTGATACCTGCACTCTTCATCGCAGGTGCCATTGGGACTTTTGTCAGTTCGGGAGCCGTATTGAAACATTTGGGTGCGGGTGCGAACAAAATCGTAGCTTACGGAGTTGCATCTGTATCCGGAAGCGTGTTGGCTGTCTGTTCATGTACGGTATTGCCCTTGTTCGGGGGAATATACAAGATGGGTGCAGGGCTTGGCCCGGCAACTGCATTTCTGTATGCAGGTCCGGCAATCAACGTGCTGGCAATTGTTCTGACCGCAAGAGTGCTCGGAATGGAAATGGGCATCGCACGTACAATTGGCGCTGTTTCGTTTTCGGTATTCATCGGTTTATTGATGGCGAAACTGTTTCATCAAGAAGAGACGGAGCGTAACAAGGCCGTTTCGCGGGACACGCCGGCAGCGCAATCGACCGGACTGACCGTATTATGGTTTGCGACCCTGATATCGATATTGATTGCCGCGACACTCGGAGAAACGACAAGTCTTTACCCATGGAAGTGGTGGCTAACGGGGGTGCTTACGGTGCTTATGGGTTTGCAGATGACGCGAATGATGGGCATAAAGCTGTGGCAGACAGCCTCGGGAACAGTCCTTGTTTTTGCGAGTGCCCATCTGCTGCCGCAGTATCCGCAGGCGACGTTCCTGCTGGCAGTTGCAGTATTGTCGGTTATCCTCGGGTTCTCGGACGGCGCTGGCCGGGAGTGGTTGGATGCGACTTGGGGATTTGCGAAGCAGATTATGCCGTTGCTTCTGCTTGGCATTCTTGCCGCCGGATTCCTGTTGGGCAGACCTGAGCATGAAGGACTTATTCCTTCAGTCTGGATAAGCAATCTCGTCGGCGGCAACTCGCTTTTCGCAAACTTCTTTGCATCGGTCGCGGGTGCGTTTATGTATTTTGCAACGTTGACAGAAGTGCCGATATTGCAAGGATTGATTGGCAGTGGCATGGGGAAGGGGCCGGGACTGGCGCTGCTGCTGGCAGGTCCCGCACTGTCTCTGCCCAGCATGCTCGTAATTCAGACGATCTTGGGTACACGCAAGACAGTAGCATTTGTTTTATTAGTTATCATTATGGCCACTCTAAGCGGGTGGATTTATGGAATGACAGTATAG